TTTTCAAAGTTGCAGTGTATCTGTCTGTTTGCTATTTCCAAACAAAGACCAGTCCTaatgttaaaatgattttgCTTCTAAAGCAAGTTAAAGAACTTGTAAAGGTTGACTGGTGGAAGATAAAGCATTAATTGCACTCTGTGTTATTTTGGTTACATTCTTTATAAACATGGGTTCAGTGAATGCTGAATGTAACGTACATGTTCCATACAGTGTCCTTTGACTGTCAGGTGTCTATATTACAGTCCACTTGCTGTGTAACAGGTACTGTGTGTTGCTGATCACTGGGGAAGAGGAGTCTTTCACTCCTGGGAACAAGGCCTTCCTCTCCTTGGCCTCCTCTAACACCAAGGAGGTCCTCAGGTTCACCTACGTCTACCAGAGGCAGCAGCAGTCCCTGTGCGAGGCCCTGCTGAAGACCCGAGACAGCACCCCACCTCAGGTCAGATCCCTGTGTTTATTTTGCGTAAATCTACCaccatgtttatttttcctctCAAAGGGGAAACAAGGTTACGGCTGGTAGCTGCAGTAGTTTGGTAGCTTAGTGGTTGGAGCCTAACCCGCAACGGATGTTAACAGCTGATGGAATGTCCTTTTCAAATATGCAAGCGAGCGAGTGAGAGTGGTGGACATCAAAATGAAGAATCttgctcattagctaactctggcacatttacattgatgtggaaactgaaaatgttgattaatgtgcattgcacctagtaaaaaaataaaaaaataaagaatcagTTCTATAAGAGGGTTGAATGAAACAAACTAAATGTGACCGTTTCATGCCCTCGGGTCCTGGGTAGCGGATGACATTTCTCATTACAAATAATCACCAtatgtgaaataataaaaaaagttacattCTCTTGAGATTTTCAAACAGATCACTTAAAACATGTGTacgtgtttatttatatatatatatatgtgtgtgtgtgtgtgtgtgtgtgtgtgtgtgtgtgtgtgtgtgtgtgtgtacaggtggtaATCCTGGAGAGGCGTAACGCAGCAGGGAAGGTGCTGTACAAGCATGTGATGGGGGGCTGGAACGGCAGTGAGGAGGACAAGCAGAAGCTTCTGGAAGAGCTAGAGGTCCTGCAGAAAGACCCCTCCATCCTTAACTATGACGCCACACTGCCGGAGCTCAACAACGAGCTGGCCTCTGTaagtctcctctcctctcctctcctctcccacagcTCTGTCGCTCTCTGGAGTCGTGTCCTATTTTATGCTCCCTGCAGGGGGGGCTGCTGCAGTGTTCAGACGGTCTGCTCAGTGAGACTGTTTATAGGAAGACTGTTCCCACCCTCTCTTCTGTCCCACTTTAACAGAAATCCAAATAGTAAAAGTAGGTTCCCTGGGTATTTAATATTAATGAGCTGACGATGCTGTGGTTAGTTATATAATGTGCTTTTGTGAGTCCTTTGAACTAAGCCTCACCACACAGTCGGCTGTTTGTATACCCTACAATGACCAGCATGCAGTGATGCATACATTATAACACACGCAAACTGTATGCAAGtgttacatttaaaatcagCAGAATTTGTGAGTTCTTGCTGAGATTATAATTTGTCATGGATTTCATGCAGCATTGTCCTAGGATTTTTGCTGCCTGGAGTCAGAGCTTGTATCCTTGGATAACCTGTGTTTAGTTTATCCAGTGATTCAACCAATAGCAAGAGACAGTTCTCTCCTCTTAGGGAAAATCTGTCAGGAGCAGTCTGCTTTATCAGACAGGCTTGCTTAATGTCGGGTGTGTTCCTGAGAGATTCACAGCTCCAATATGCGTTGGAGTGAGGTTGGACCAAAATCGTGAGATTCTGTGATGGATTAGCATTGGTGCTAGAGCAAATTTCACTGGGAATTTCCTGGAGGTGAATTTTGTGCGGAAACAATTGCTGGGATATTGCATGGTGAGTGGGTACAAAAGCACGACGAAAATGCATGAAGATGCTAAATTCATAGGAAGACCGaaagctgaaatggaagttatgttttgctaaataaaaaataaaaaaataataattgtttccTACCAGCTGGAATGTGAATagaatattgttattattataagcaTGGTGCTGTCCATTTCATAAATGCAagtcaataaatatttttttctgtatatataaatgcagatgttTCTCATTCAGTGGATTTACACAGCCTACGATTACCTCACTCAAATCGGAGAGGATCTCCTGCACAATAACTGGTAGGTCTGTGGACTTGCTTTGCTCATATTTTGCAGTATATTTCCCCATACGGAAGTGCGACATAGTAGTTTTAGCATCTTGAAATTCATCTAGTAAATATCGAGGAGAATTATTGGATTACAAGCATTCAGTATGTGCGCCATGAATAAGTGGCAGTAAGAAGTCACCCATGTGACCCATCTGTTAACCAAGAATagttatcattttttaaaagctggTGGGCATGAATTATGAGGGAGCACTTAGATAGGCCTGTGCGTACTACTTTTAGAAGATTCAGATTGTATTAGTGCAGTAGGTTTTGCACATGGAAGTGCACTACTGTACATGTCTGTTTTCCATGTtccttgaaatgaaatattttttgtttaggcGTGAAATGATGCCCCTGTTGTCTCTGTTATTTTCGGCGTTGTTCATCTTATTTGGTACAGTCATCATCCAGGCCTTCAGGTAAGTCTGAGATTTTGATTTTGGGAGTTGGCTGGGAGGGAGGATTTCCTGTCAAGTTATCCTACGGAAAATGTCCTAATTTTTTCACTGCTGGGGTCCGATTTCAGTGACTCTGGTGAAGACAAGGAGTCAAAACCAAAGGCAAAAGACGCTGCCAAGACTGAGAACGGGTCACCTGACCCTGCAAGCACATCAAGGTAGGGTGCAACTGCGAACTGTTATTCTGTGTTTATGACTTTAATCTTGCATGTGATGGAGTAGGGAATTTGGACTTTGCACACTTTCTTTAATCCTGGCCAGTTGCCCAATCGATcttgcatttgtgtttttgtaagctttttgtttcattgtattaATCCAAAAGTACCTCATTTCTAACAGTTGGAGCACCTGTGCTCTAATTAAGCTTTACCACAAGGTatggcagcaaaaacaaaacaaaacaaaatatttacatcGGTCAACAAGTGAACAACTATTTCAGTTTTGTGTGTTGAAATACAGGCAAATCCCTTACTGCATATGAAAGGAATGGGTGAGGTTTCTAAACCCCAAATGGATGCACCTGTCTGGGGATATTAATAACTCAGTGATTCTAACCAGTCAAAGTTTCTATTTCTGGAGTGCTTTTATTGGCTCATACATTTgatgtgattttttatttatttataggaTTAAGTGAGCCCCattatgaaatgcaaaatggTGGACTTTCCCATTGCTAACATGCAGTACGTTGTGAGTGGTATGGGAGTATGTGAAATGCCCCCATTGTTTCCACACATGTTGCAGTCGCCCTCCAAAGAAGAACTTTGTGGAGGTGACGGAGTTGACGGACATCACGTACACCAGCAACCTGGTGAAGCTGAGGCCGGGGCACATCAACGTGGTGCTCGTTCTCACCGACTCCTCCAAAAACATCCTGCTCAGCAAGTTTGCCAAGGAGGTGTACTCTTTCACTGGGTGAGCCTGTCTCATGTGTTCagtttgtgcgcatgtgtggcCATGGTAAAAGGTACCCCTAAAGCTGATCCAAGATCAGCCACTCCCAAGTGACTTATGAGGATGGAGCCTGGCTTCAGGGCtggtaattttaaaaaatgtagtcGGCCAAGCAATCAATTTTGCCGTGTGCCCTGCTTTCGTGATGCATAAAATTAcgtacaaacacatatgaaacTTAAGGAGCGTGACCTGCTGAAATCTTTAATTccatatattgatatatttaaAGGGAggtatacattatatataattCAGCTTGTCCTTCATCAAGAATAATCATATTTGAAATCCATTTTTGAGCATTGAAATCAGCACTGTTTATAATTGTGGAAAAAAGTTAAGATAGGGCAAAATGGAGCTCTAGAACATAGGCAGCAGTGCTTGCAGTATGGACAGACTGTCTGGGCCAACTTTCCTTTGTTCTGCTGTGTTTTTGCTAGCAGTATCTGAGGGATAATGGATGGGCTAACTGACAGCAAGACTAATTGTCTCTTTGAGATGTTTGAGGTTGAACAAGGGTGGTAGGGTGTTTATTGACTgctaaaattttatttattggaTTGTGCGTTTCACAGCTTTAGCTGTATTTGTTTACAAGACCGGGCGAGCCTGGTTGTAACTAAGGGGGAGTATGCATGGCAGAAACTATATGGGTTGACCCGGTCAGCACAGAAGTGGAACTGGACCCACTCtcacttttttattaaaaatgaaaatattactCATATAACACTCATATAACATTATAATGTTGGCTCTCTCATGAAACCAAAAGCGATGTTAAATATGTCTCCAATTTTTCCCATAGACTACATTTACGTCCTTCAGTGAGGCATATCCATCTCAGTAGGCTACTTGTAATACTACATtgttagaaaatgtgtttagtagttttatgatttttttgtttgtggtaTGGCACTGTCTAGTAGCTTTGAGTGCATTTGTAAGAatcccccaaatacaccaaaaagcgGAAGTATTTGAGAGGCAAAGGAGTAGTCTGACCAGGTGccactggaacagggttaattcattttgttcatgtttatctgactccaaaagataagttcaactgctcctctgttccagcagttcaacaaaaggaactgaaaatgtccgccaatagtgtggctctatactattgctatctatttgtataggCACagacgtgcctgtggcctgtatagcctacaatgatacacttatgtatcttgtgacggcactagtgtataggcgagtgactacagggtgcaggtatcctaggttgtctatgtctgttaggagcacagctggatgctgcaTTACGTGtggtttatttctaaatggTGTTTCAATATCTTttttcagcaaccagtgtactacaccaccaatgacaccaaactatttcccacaacattagctatctaaagtatgtagaaaacccatggtttatactgTGCTATTTGAACtcaacagttctgggagcattccactgaggtggcagaattgcagagccatagtcctgtattgacaagcactgtcttttcatcaagccttgctgaccctgtgtcaacatggtcaacacagtctgtttccttttgggggtctgcagagaggcacacttatgtaaaatgccctacacaTTGATCCCATTAGCTAAATCGGGAATATTGTGGAAACAAACTAGCCGGCAAATAAATACCATCTGCTTCACAGGATGAACGCCGTTTGTCTCTTGACTCACTTAACGCGGCTGAGTGAATGGACATTTTCTTAGTGGAGTTACCTCAGAATTCGGCTAGGGATAACGGTGTTCTTAACCTGGAGTTTCTAAGTCAGTTGAAGCTTCCCTGATGACTATGATCAGGAAAGGTAACAATATATTGGGACTTGCAGGTCTCAGTTATAtaccttagccgctagactACAGGCTTACATTTTGGTCCTTACTCTTCATCCCTCAGGAGCCTGACCCTGCACTTCTCCTTCCTGAACGTGGACAAGCACAGCGAGTGGATGGAAGCTCTGCTGGAGGTGGCCCCAGAGGCCCTCCGGGCAGACGGAGACGATGACGAGGCCAGCCACAGGATGGACTACACAGGCTATGTGCTGGCTCTCAACGGCCACAAGAAGTACCTCTGCCTCTTCAGGCCTGTCTACACCGGCGAGGACCCGGATGCCAAGTCCTCCGAGGAGGAAGGGGGCGCCGGCGGGGGGCGGTCCAGGTCCGGCTCCCGGGAGGACCAGCACCCCCGCAAGGCTGTGACCCGCTCCcgctccacctccaccctccaGATCCACCACAAACTGGACCGGCTAGGCCTGTGGATGGAGCGGCTGATGGAGGGAACCCTGCCCCGTTACTACATCCCTGCTTGGCCCAGCCTGGAGAAGATCACTGCCAACAAGTAGACCGTAGGTCAGGTGGTTGGAATCCCACACCGTATCTCACCCTACCCCCAGTTAAGCTACGGAAGCTTTAGGGCATCCCATCTAGAAGGCGAGAGGCTCTCGGAACTCTACAAGTTGTAGTTAGGAGGCTGGTTGGCACACTTCGCTCCTGGGATATCTTTGATGGAGATACTTTGGCCATGCAAATAGCTGgtcccccctgccctgcccgcTGGTGCCAATAGTGTGTCATCGCTTTACAGACCCTGTCTGAACTCCATCCGATCCTAATCCCCTCTCAGTGGTCTCCTCATAGCCTGTCGTTCTGTTGTGGGTCAGTCATAATAACTGCTGCCATATACACGTTTAGAATAACAACCTGAATCACTGTGAGTGTGAATAGCATTCTATGGCCCTCATCAACCTATACTGCCTGCATTTTAGAAATCAATCTCATTTGTTTTCAGCTGCATGTCTGATGAGTCAGATCTACATAACCAACACATGCCCCTGGCTATTTTCAGCTCTCAGTCAACTCCCCTCAACATTTCTCTTCCTTGCTTGTGTGAAGTAAGCCTTTTTGTTTCTAGCCGTATCTGTTTCTTGGTGCTTTTTACTAATTGGTGTCAAATAGTGTGCTCAGTACTAGGTCACATTACATACCTGCTTCCTTACGGTAAATGCATGTTCAAGATCTTTGCATTGTGTAAGATGCTTGGTTTGTTGTTGGTACTGCAGCGATTGAATATATTCCCAACAAACTGCATATTCTCTTCAACCCATAAAACCAGTTTGTGGGATGCAAATCTTATCACCAATAGCACTATGTAGCAGTGACGCCTCTTGAACTGACACTAGCGAAATGGTAATGTTTGATAATACGAGATTTTTCTGTAAATAGGTCTCCTATGGTTACTGATATGACAGTGATGCTTTATAATCACTGCACAAATTGTTAACAAAAGTGCTCGATTTGTAAATAATCAAAACTGACAGACAATTTTTGTATGTCACCGAGTCTTAGAAAACTGTTATGAGATTACACCATTATCTGGGCTGTGAATTCTAGAGGTTAATAAAGGTGAAATTTGTATTGTGTGCACTGGTATAAACAAGAAAGCACTAGTTCATAAGTCTTCCTCAGTGCTTTGCCATGTAAGTTGTGATGGCATTAGCGGGGCTCCTGGCCTTTCCTCTGTGACAGTCATCGAATACGATCCTTTCCCTTTTCAGTCGAGTGGCACAGCAGCTCTAAGGCTAGGGCACAGGGTTTGGACAAGCTGCTTTTTATGAAAGCAAATGTGTAAAGACCCAAAATCAGCAGGCATCCAATTCTGACCAGTGGCATTCCAAGCCCTTACTTGTGccctgtgcaaaaaaaaaaaaaattgctgtaAAATATCGTAACTTCCATCGAGTAAGTCTGAGAAGTTGCCAAGTTTGTCTTGTGTAGAGTGAAAAATATAGGCTACTGGTTTTTTAACAAAGATACGTGAATGTTGTACATACATGTAAATTGTGATGTGGTTTATCAAACTATTTTTCTTTGCATTAACCATCTGTAACTATAATAAGGTGGATTttcaaaactatttattttattaccttAAACTGTAGTAATACCAAAGTTAATTCAGCTATGTCTAGCCATAGAATAAGATAAACTTGGATAGGTTCTTTGATTATTGtcaaaaatatgaacaaaagcCTTGATTTGAAAACGTAAACTATACCATGAACGAAAACTAAACTATACCCTTTGGCCTTATACATTCATGTTGATTTGGCCAATGCAAATTATTTCCTAACATCAAAATTGCGAAATATCTGCTGTTCTTGGCTGTATTCAATTCAACAATGGGTACTGATATTAACACATTCAAACTTTAATCTCTTTATGATTTTAACAAAACAAGTGTTAGATTTATAAAGAACAGCAAAGATATTGTGACATCAGATCTCAGCCAATTTATCCAGGATGTTTCCCCATGTTAACGACTTCTATTTTGACTCGGCTACAGCTGTTTGTGTTCATGCATTAAAGATTTAAATTCATATAAAAgagacattgttttttttggtgcatGTAATGTTCAGAACACATTGATGCACCCAGAGTTTAGTTACAGTCCCTATAATATTTGTATTGCTAGAAGGACTATGATAAGGTTTTCATTTGAAGGGCCTTGTACCACAAAGATAActttatataaacatttttagTTAATCAGTAACTGATTGGTAAGTAACTTGGTAAGCTCTGATGTCCAGGACAAAGAACCATTATTTTACAAGCATTTTTATATTCTTCTTCATTACATGCTTTCCGTATATTATTTTACATCTCACATTCTCTCAGCCATTCATGCTGCGGTATTGGACAACTTTGCTGATCATTTTAAGATCAATTCCATTTCATAATCAATCGTAATGTAAGGGGACTTATGGCAACTTGGATTTTTCAGGCTTTGCATAAATTGGCAGCAGACTACCATTTCAGTAGTATTTTATCATCGGAAGGGCACACATCATTTCAAATAGCAGGTTGGCACCAGTCAGTGCAGTATtgcctgaaaaaagaaaaaagaaaagcatgcATGAAATTTGCAGGCAACGATAATTTTCATAAAGTCATATAtacccactgagcactttattaggtatttccctttttttctgcttactggatggtttttgttttgcaccattctctgtaaactgactgttgtgcatgaaaatcccaggagatttctgagatactcaatccaccctggcaccaataatcattccacagtcagtcacatttcttcctcattctgacatttggtctgaaaaacagctgaacctcttgaccatttctgcatgcttttatgcatttagttgctgccacgtgattggttgatgaaatatttgcattaacaagctggtgtacttaataaagtgctccctgtGTATACTGTAGGACATAAGTATGTGTGTACGGTGTCTGTACaggagtgcatgtgtgcgcccATATGAGAAACCATTCATGTTTTTTAGCCTCAGCTTTGATCCTATCCCTGTTGACCTTTTCATCTCTGGTGGGAGTTGTCTTTGCACTTGACTACAAAAGATGTTCTTCATGACTAAATATTTCTGCATCACAATCTGAGTAGCTTGTCAgtaagatttttttcttccaatttcgtggccaattgtaccctcTTTGTTGTCAATTGCATCAAACTGCCTTCTGATGCCTTAACCATGTGCCCCTGTGGCGCTTCAGTGGTCTCCATAAAGCATGGTATACAGCATAGAGTAGAAAATAATATAACA
Above is a genomic segment from Conger conger chromosome 10, fConCon1.1, whole genome shotgun sequence containing:
- the dnajc16 gene encoding dnaJ homolog subfamily C member 16 translates to MWTSQKMNARSRGWCMSILTLFLLLLNTSVKSASEIDPYKVLGVTKSSSQAEIKKMYKQLAKEWHPDKNKNPEAEDMFIKITKSYEVLSNEEKRANYDRYGQIDENQQFSQQQQGYRHFHNGFYFDEAFFHFPFNNKGSRDPADSKYALHYNQYVNEVVPDSFRRPYLIKITSDWCFSCIHIEPVWKETVQELEALGVGIGVVDVGYERRLANQLGAHRTPSILGVINGKVTFFHYAVVREHLKQFVEDLLPQRLVEKVTDRNDLQFLNSWHELNKPHVLLFDQVSAVPLLFKLTAFAYKEYVEFGYVDQGLSETANLLKQFNINTYAPTMLVFKENTDKPADIIQAKGMKKQIIDEFISNNKFLLAPRLVNQKLFDELCPVKQFHRRRKYCVLLITGEEESFTPGNKAFLSLASSNTKEVLRFTYVYQRQQQSLCEALLKTRDSTPPQVVILERRNAAGKVLYKHVMGGWNGSEEDKQKLLEELEVLQKDPSILNYDATLPELNNELASMFLIQWIYTAYDYLTQIGEDLLHNNWREMMPLLSLLFSALFILFGTVIIQAFSDSGEDKESKPKAKDAAKTENGSPDPASTSSRPPKKNFVEVTELTDITYTSNLVKLRPGHINVVLVLTDSSKNILLSKFAKEVYSFTGSLTLHFSFLNVDKHSEWMEALLEVAPEALRADGDDDEASHRMDYTGYVLALNGHKKYLCLFRPVYTGEDPDAKSSEEEGGAGGGRSRSGSREDQHPRKAVTRSRSTSTLQIHHKLDRLGLWMERLMEGTLPRYYIPAWPSLEKITANK